The Brettanomyces bruxellensis chromosome 8, complete sequence genome segment GATCACTTTTGTAACAGCTTAAGTATTATGATTAAGCATCACGCCTGTTCTCAGCAGGGAAAACATAAGGtaatttttggaaacatATATACTAACAAACCATCAACCTTTAATTATAGTATACGTGAAAGGCAAGCACGTCTCATACCAGAGATCTAAGTCTGTCACCAAGCCAAAGTGCTCTTTGATCAAGATCGAGGGTGTCAGCAACAAAGATGACGCTAAGTTCTACTTGGGAAAGAAGATTGCATACGTTTACAGAGCACCAAAGGCCGTCAGAGGTACTAAGATCAGATGCATCTGGGGTAAGGTTACCAGAGTTCACGGTAACTCGGGTATAGTCAGAGCTCACTTCAAGCACAACTTGCCACCAAAGACT includes the following:
- the RPL33A gene encoding 60S ribosomal protein L33A, translated to MAESHRLYVKGKHVSYQRSKSVTKPKCSLIKIEGVSNKDDAKFYLGKKIAYVYRAPKAVRGTKIRCIWGKVTRVHGNSGIVRAHFKHNLPPKTFGASVRIMLYPSNI